The following coding sequences lie in one Sedimentibacter sp. MB35-C1 genomic window:
- a CDS encoding winged helix-turn-helix domain-containing protein: MNKFNCSLKIRLAKDGVFFGPGVLDLLRLTEKYESLNAAAKSMNLSYSKAYKMINGTENALGFKLLDRKIGGANGGGSTLTPECSEFLNIYEQFSQELERTSEEMFDTYFEKYL; the protein is encoded by the coding sequence ATGAATAAATTTAATTGTTCTTTAAAAATACGCCTGGCAAAGGACGGCGTATTCTTCGGACCGGGTGTCTTAGACTTATTGAGACTTACAGAAAAATACGAATCTCTGAATGCCGCCGCTAAAAGCATGAATCTTTCTTATTCCAAGGCATACAAAATGATTAACGGAACCGAGAATGCTCTTGGTTTTAAACTTCTGGACAGAAAAATAGGAGGTGCTAACGGCGGGGGCTCTACGTTAACACCTGAATGCAGTGAGTTTCTAAATATCTACGAACAGTTCAGCCAAGAGCTGGAACGCACTTCGGAAGAAATGTTCGATACATATTTCGAGAAATATCTGTAG
- a CDS encoding sulfate/molybdate ABC transporter ATP-binding protein yields MSLKVDIKKKFKGFHLELSFETDKEYLGLLGASGSGKSMTLKCIAGIETPDEGIIELNGRVLFDSEKKINLKPQERNIGYLFQNYALFPNMTVEENIGIGLKISKKEKKAAVEDMLNTFQLQGLENKYPSQLSGGQQQRVALARCIAYNPEVIMLDEPFSALDAHLKSQIQTDILELLKLYKGEVLIVTHSMEEAYKFCKNLVIVEDGKAVLFGDAKEIFKNPELASVARLTGCKNISRCRLLTPNKVYAEEWGIEVKLNKSVDDVNFLGIQSYSFEMSDSDSFKNESNIIECKIIDIIEKIQGYTIIFENKNNIKSEEHIYFNVNKEKWNSRKDKENLFLRVQEDSVLLLK; encoded by the coding sequence ATGAGCTTAAAAGTAGATATAAAGAAAAAATTTAAAGGATTTCATTTGGAGCTGTCATTTGAAACGGATAAAGAGTATCTTGGATTATTGGGCGCCTCTGGAAGCGGGAAAAGCATGACGCTGAAATGCATAGCGGGAATAGAGACGCCTGACGAAGGTATCATTGAGCTTAACGGCAGGGTTTTATTTGATTCCGAAAAAAAAATAAACTTGAAGCCTCAGGAAAGAAATATAGGATATTTGTTTCAAAACTATGCTCTTTTCCCAAATATGACTGTGGAAGAAAATATAGGAATAGGGCTTAAAATTTCCAAAAAAGAAAAGAAGGCTGCTGTTGAAGATATGCTCAACACCTTTCAGCTTCAAGGGCTGGAGAATAAGTATCCCTCACAGTTGTCAGGAGGGCAGCAGCAAAGAGTAGCTCTGGCAAGGTGCATTGCATATAATCCAGAAGTAATTATGTTGGATGAGCCATTTTCTGCCCTGGATGCGCATTTAAAATCACAGATTCAGACAGATATACTCGAGCTTCTGAAGCTATACAAGGGTGAAGTTTTAATTGTGACTCACAGCATGGAGGAAGCATATAAGTTCTGCAAGAATCTTGTAATAGTCGAGGACGGTAAAGCTGTTCTTTTTGGCGATGCAAAGGAAATATTCAAAAATCCGGAGCTTGCTTCAGTGGCAAGGCTTACAGGCTGTAAGAATATTTCGCGCTGCAGATTATTAACACCTAATAAGGTTTATGCTGAAGAATGGGGCATTGAAGTCAAGTTGAACAAAAGCGTCGATGATGTGAATTTTCTGGGAATACAATCATACAGCTTTGAGATGTCAGATAGTGATTCCTTTAAAAACGAAAGCAATATTATTGAATGCAAGATAATAGATATTATAGAAAAAATTCAAGGATATACAATTATTTTTGAGAATAAAAACAACATCAAGTCTGAAGAACACATATATTTTAATGTCAATAAAGAAAAATGGAACAGCAGAAAAGACAAAGAAAACCTGTTCCTAAGAGTTCAGGAAGATTCAGTGCTTCTGCTGAAATAA
- the modB gene encoding molybdate ABC transporter permease subunit, whose translation MELSPILISMKTASVAIIITFFLGLVVARWVVSIKSEKIKMIIDGILTLPLVLPPTVMGFFILLVFGVKRPIGRFLLEFLSVKIVFSWAATVIAAVIVSFPLMYRSARGAFEQVDQELISAGRTLGMTERKIFWTVVMPIALPGVASGGVLAFARGLGEFGATAMVAGNIANITRTLPLAIYAEVAAGNMDEAMKYVFVVLIISFVVIVLMNYFTFRGRKYLNKDNVK comes from the coding sequence ATGGAATTATCACCGATATTGATATCAATGAAAACCGCATCAGTAGCAATAATCATTACTTTTTTTCTGGGGCTTGTTGTTGCAAGATGGGTTGTAAGTATTAAATCCGAAAAAATAAAAATGATTATAGACGGCATACTGACATTGCCGCTGGTATTGCCTCCAACGGTAATGGGTTTTTTCATTCTGCTGGTATTTGGTGTAAAAAGACCGATAGGTAGGTTCTTACTGGAATTTTTAAGTGTAAAAATAGTTTTTTCGTGGGCAGCCACTGTAATAGCGGCTGTCATAGTTTCATTTCCGCTTATGTACCGTTCTGCAAGAGGAGCATTTGAGCAGGTTGATCAGGAGCTTATCTCTGCGGGAAGGACATTGGGAATGACTGAACGCAAAATTTTTTGGACGGTTGTTATGCCGATTGCACTTCCGGGAGTTGCTTCCGGAGGAGTGCTGGCATTTGCCAGAGGGCTGGGAGAATTCGGCGCTACGGCCATGGTGGCAGGAAACATAGCAAACATAACCAGAACGCTTCCGCTGGCAATATATGCGGAGGTTGCTGCAGGGAATATGGACGAGGCTATGAAATATGTATTTGTCGTGCTCATAATATCATTTGTGGTTATAGTATTGATGAACTATTTCACTTTTAGGGGAAGAAAATATTTAAACAAGGATAATGTCAAATGA
- the modA gene encoding molybdate ABC transporter substrate-binding protein, with product MKKILSLLLVLCMVFSLAGCAEKAAPEDEAAKSEEPAQENTENEAKEPETTMLLAAAASLKNCVDKELLPLFMEQNPTIKVNATYDSSGKLQAQIEEGADADVFMSAAMKQMNALDEKGLIADDSTVQLLQNKIVLIVPEGSNKEMSTFEDILKADTIAVGDPESVPAGQYAKEALDNLGIWDQVSAKASLGTNVTEVLNWVAEGSADAGVVYATDAASKDNVVVVAEAPEGSVSKIVYPVGMVKASKNQDAAKLFIEFLQSEDASKIFEKYGFTPNK from the coding sequence ATGAAAAAAATTTTAAGTTTACTTTTGGTTCTATGTATGGTATTTTCATTAGCAGGATGTGCTGAAAAAGCAGCTCCTGAAGATGAAGCAGCAAAATCAGAAGAACCGGCACAGGAAAATACTGAAAATGAAGCAAAAGAGCCTGAGACAACAATGTTACTTGCTGCCGCTGCAAGCTTGAAAAATTGTGTTGATAAGGAATTACTGCCTTTGTTTATGGAACAGAATCCAACTATTAAGGTAAATGCAACTTATGACAGCTCAGGAAAGCTTCAGGCACAGATAGAAGAAGGAGCTGACGCAGATGTATTTATGTCAGCGGCTATGAAACAGATGAACGCTCTGGATGAAAAAGGTCTAATTGCGGACGATTCAACAGTACAGCTTCTCCAAAACAAGATAGTTCTTATTGTGCCGGAAGGAAGCAACAAAGAAATGAGTACGTTTGAGGATATACTTAAGGCTGATACTATAGCAGTTGGAGATCCTGAAAGTGTTCCTGCAGGACAATATGCAAAAGAAGCATTAGATAATCTGGGAATATGGGATCAGGTTTCTGCTAAGGCAAGTTTGGGAACAAATGTAACTGAAGTTCTGAACTGGGTTGCAGAAGGAAGCGCAGATGCCGGTGTGGTATATGCAACTGATGCCGCAAGCAAGGACAACGTGGTTGTTGTTGCGGAAGCACCGGAAGGAAGTGTGTCAAAAATAGTTTATCCTGTTGGTATGGTTAAAGCTTCTAAAAATCAAGATGCTGCAAAATTATTTATAGAATTTCTTCAGAGTGAGGATGCATCAAAAATATTTGAAAAGTATGGTTTCACACCTAACAAATAG
- a CDS encoding molybdopterin-binding protein: MKQIKTVDAVGHVLCHDITQIIKDVKKDAVFKKGHVIKEEDIPVLLSVGKENLYVWEKQEGILHENEAAEILYGICKNEYMKPSPVKEGKIEVIADADGLFKLDTERLYKVNSLGEMMIATRHGNTTVKKGDKLAGTRIIPLVIEEEKMKAAQEIGAGKPIMEIIPFKHKKVGIVTTGSEVFHGRIKDTFGPVIKGKFSEFDTEILGQTIVDDNKEGITSAVMEYIEKGADIVVCTGGMSVDPDDCTPGAIKDTGAEIITYGAPVLPGAMLLVSYYDYNGKKVPVLGLPGCVMYAKRTIFDLILPRIMADDPIKKSDIDRLGQGGLCLNCKICTYPNCGFGKGL; the protein is encoded by the coding sequence ATGAAACAAATCAAGACAGTTGACGCAGTAGGGCATGTACTGTGTCATGATATTACGCAAATAATTAAAGATGTTAAAAAAGATGCAGTTTTTAAAAAGGGACATGTTATAAAAGAGGAAGACATACCTGTATTGCTTTCTGTCGGAAAAGAAAATTTGTACGTATGGGAAAAGCAGGAAGGTATTCTCCATGAAAACGAAGCTGCGGAAATACTTTACGGAATCTGCAAAAATGAATATATGAAACCGTCTCCTGTCAAGGAAGGTAAAATAGAGGTAATCGCCGATGCTGATGGATTGTTTAAACTGGATACTGAAAGGCTTTACAAGGTAAACAGTTTAGGAGAAATGATGATTGCAACAAGACACGGCAACACAACGGTGAAAAAAGGAGATAAGCTTGCAGGAACAAGGATAATTCCATTGGTTATTGAGGAAGAAAAAATGAAGGCAGCGCAGGAAATCGGCGCAGGAAAACCTATTATGGAAATAATTCCGTTCAAGCACAAAAAAGTCGGAATAGTTACAACAGGAAGCGAAGTTTTCCACGGAAGGATAAAAGATACCTTTGGTCCTGTAATAAAAGGGAAATTCAGCGAATTTGACACTGAAATTTTGGGACAAACAATTGTTGATGACAATAAAGAGGGAATTACGTCAGCAGTGATGGAATATATAGAAAAAGGTGCCGATATTGTTGTCTGTACAGGGGGTATGAGCGTCGATCCTGACGACTGTACGCCTGGTGCGATTAAAGATACCGGTGCGGAAATCATTACCTACGGTGCACCTGTGCTTCCGGGAGCAATGCTTTTAGTATCTTACTACGATTATAACGGTAAAAAAGTTCCTGTACTGGGACTTCCGGGATGCGTTATGTATGCAAAGCGAACTATATTTGATTTAATACTTCCGAGAATAATGGCTGATGACCCTATAAAAAAATCTGATATAGACAGGCTTGGCCAGGGAGGACTTTGTCTGAATTGTAAGATATGCACATATCCAAATTGCGGATTTGGAAAGGGACTCTAA
- a CDS encoding Bax inhibitor-1/YccA family protein codes for MERYYYDEPYKRGLISLVLKEFFVLLLICTIGMVFGMMFVPPQFAFLAGIGSIIVLIVAAVTRRRENRSLSRVNSYSVAFLLGISTFPTILYYVSAMGSMMVLVSLGITTTIFGGLALYSSQSKRDFSFLGGTLYAGLIALILIGIVGIFLKSEVYNLAIAWLGILIFSGYVLYDLSIIKNNPFTEEDVPGLALNLFLDFINIFIYVLRIVSRFSSRD; via the coding sequence TTGGAGAGATATTATTATGATGAACCTTATAAAAGAGGACTAATAAGCTTGGTGTTAAAAGAGTTTTTTGTGCTGCTGCTGATATGTACCATAGGAATGGTATTCGGTATGATGTTTGTACCGCCGCAATTTGCATTTCTTGCAGGAATAGGATCAATAATAGTGCTGATTGTCGCAGCTGTAACAAGGCGAAGAGAAAACAGATCTCTGTCGAGAGTGAACAGCTATTCTGTGGCGTTTTTACTTGGAATAAGTACATTTCCTACGATATTGTACTACGTGTCTGCCATGGGTTCAATGATGGTTCTTGTGTCATTGGGAATAACAACAACTATATTTGGCGGACTGGCGTTATATTCGTCGCAATCTAAAAGAGACTTTTCATTTCTTGGAGGAACATTATACGCAGGTTTGATTGCGCTGATTTTAATAGGAATAGTAGGGATATTCCTGAAATCAGAAGTGTATAATCTGGCTATAGCCTGGCTTGGAATATTAATATTCAGCGGATATGTGCTTTATGACCTTTCGATAATTAAAAACAATCCCTTTACGGAGGAGGATGTTCCGGGGCTGGCTTTAAATTTATTTCTTGATTTTATAAATATATTTATTTATGTTTTAAGAATAGTTTCAAGGTTCAGCAGCAGGGATTAA
- a CDS encoding HAD family hydrolase — MIEITVPGGKAYSIENIVFDYNGTIAANGKVTDNIKDKISRLCSSANVYVLTADTYGSASEECRDLGLTLKTFPKNNCGDFKAEIVEELGKDKTVCFGNGNNDIKMFKKSSLAIAVLESEGMCAKLLAEADILVKSIEDGIDLLLNTTALIATLRG, encoded by the coding sequence ATGATAGAAATAACAGTACCGGGCGGAAAAGCTTATTCAATAGAAAATATTGTGTTTGACTACAACGGAACAATTGCTGCAAACGGAAAAGTTACTGATAATATAAAAGATAAAATATCCAGACTGTGCAGCTCGGCAAATGTATATGTGCTTACTGCCGACACATACGGATCGGCTTCCGAAGAATGCAGGGATCTCGGTTTAACTTTAAAGACTTTTCCTAAAAACAACTGCGGAGACTTTAAAGCTGAGATAGTTGAGGAATTAGGAAAAGATAAAACTGTATGCTTTGGAAACGGCAACAACGATATAAAAATGTTTAAAAAATCTTCTCTTGCAATTGCTGTCCTAGAATCAGAGGGTATGTGTGCAAAATTGCTTGCCGAAGCTGATATTCTGGTTAAATCAATTGAAGACGGGATAGACCTGTTATTGAATACAACTGCTCTCATTGCTACATTGAGGGGATAA
- a CDS encoding zinc-dependent alcohol dehydrogenase family protein, whose product MKAMVINKFGGPKVFELMDIPKPEIKPGYVLVKIAASSLNPFEIKLRSGLLPEITPPFPAVLNSDFSGVVEKVGENVEVLKPGDEVFGFVGGMMNECGALAEYALVDEELLCLKPANIDFKTAALYPLVGISAYRAIMENSHIKSGDKVLIHGAAGGVGHIALQFAKLLKADVYATVSNDEKAEIAEHLGANHVINYRTTDVDDYVNMYTEGKGFDVVFDTIGTTNLINSFKAVKTEGLVLTTNSRVELDMTLIHHKSISFKTIYMVLPILTNTNRNEMGNILYEIKKLIEAGNLTIYRDKNEFKFSEITKAHEYYEEGKTTAKISLINDLKT is encoded by the coding sequence ATGAAAGCAATGGTAATAAACAAATTTGGCGGACCCAAAGTATTTGAGCTTATGGACATTCCAAAGCCGGAGATAAAACCGGGATATGTCCTGGTCAAAATAGCGGCTAGCAGCCTTAATCCATTTGAGATTAAACTAAGATCCGGATTATTGCCTGAGATTACGCCGCCATTTCCAGCCGTGCTAAATTCTGATTTTTCAGGAGTTGTTGAGAAGGTTGGGGAAAACGTTGAAGTACTGAAACCCGGAGATGAAGTATTTGGGTTTGTGGGCGGAATGATGAACGAATGCGGAGCACTTGCAGAATACGCCCTGGTTGATGAAGAGCTCCTGTGTCTGAAGCCGGCTAATATTGATTTTAAAACGGCTGCGCTGTATCCTTTAGTTGGTATCTCTGCATACAGAGCCATTATGGAAAACTCACATATTAAATCCGGAGACAAAGTGCTGATTCACGGAGCTGCCGGAGGTGTGGGACATATTGCACTGCAATTTGCAAAATTGTTAAAAGCTGATGTTTATGCAACGGTATCAAACGATGAAAAGGCAGAAATAGCAGAGCACCTGGGAGCGAATCATGTAATTAACTACAGGACTACCGATGTAGATGATTATGTAAATATGTACACTGAAGGAAAAGGTTTTGACGTTGTATTTGATACGATCGGTACCACAAACTTGATAAACAGTTTTAAAGCTGTGAAAACAGAAGGACTTGTACTTACAACAAATTCAAGGGTTGAACTTGACATGACACTCATTCACCATAAGTCTATTTCATTCAAAACTATATACATGGTGCTACCGATTCTGACAAATACAAACCGCAATGAAATGGGAAATATACTGTATGAAATTAAAAAGCTTATAGAAGCTGGGAATTTAACTATATACAGGGACAAAAACGAATTTAAGTTTTCTGAAATTACGAAGGCACATGAATATTACGAAGAGGGGAAAACCACCGCTAAAATTTCTCTGATAAATGACCTGAAAACGTAA
- a CDS encoding potassium channel family protein: MNLKYPKKSGLRWSSKIRNKHFGLVFLELFLYYLTVNLVFSAAYFAFGSLKNAASFIDYVYFSFVTSLSIGYGDVVPLNTAGKLLVIIQSSITAVYFALMVSVLSVKMFYPRDLVKFSKKIIYNPSTDMLIIRVINTSREALVNPDIRISITEHNTGCNSAGMFDIPIDYRLTYLGKYDFSYTFKNSHKNLNVMNEAELAKKYNKSSNTVKSRFRINVSLTGSYGFSQTAIYKKYYAEDIHLGKAFKPITYNKEFCGIKGNVRYNKAKDFWTDFEDTED, translated from the coding sequence ATGAACTTAAAATATCCAAAAAAATCAGGACTTAGATGGTCTAGTAAAATAAGAAACAAGCATTTCGGGCTCGTGTTTCTGGAGTTATTTCTTTATTATCTTACGGTAAATTTAGTGTTTTCAGCAGCATATTTTGCATTTGGATCACTAAAAAATGCGGCGAGTTTTATAGATTATGTGTATTTTTCTTTTGTAACATCTCTGTCCATAGGCTATGGAGACGTGGTTCCTCTAAATACAGCAGGCAAGCTGCTTGTAATAATTCAATCTTCCATAACGGCCGTGTACTTTGCTTTGATGGTATCCGTGCTGTCAGTAAAAATGTTTTATCCGAGAGATCTTGTAAAATTTTCTAAAAAGATAATATATAACCCAAGTACGGATATGCTGATAATCAGGGTTATAAACACAAGCCGGGAAGCCCTTGTAAATCCCGATATAAGAATCAGCATTACGGAACATAATACGGGATGCAACAGTGCCGGCATGTTCGATATCCCTATAGATTACAGGCTTACATATTTGGGAAAATACGATTTTTCATATACATTTAAAAACAGCCACAAGAATTTAAATGTTATGAATGAGGCAGAGCTTGCCAAAAAATATAACAAGTCTTCAAATACTGTAAAAAGCAGATTTAGAATAAATGTATCGTTGACGGGTAGCTACGGATTCAGTCAAACTGCAATTTACAAAAAATATTATGCCGAAGACATACATTTAGGGAAAGCCTTCAAGCCTATTACCTACAACAAAGAGTTTTGCGGTATAAAGGGTAACGTCAGATACAATAAAGCAAAAGATTTTTGGACTGATTTCGAAGACACGGAAGATTAA
- a CDS encoding radical SAM protein gives MVVFLKKVRVKTIFTAFDPVVVEPLELCCLKSVLNNIGVESYIIDDLFNLNPPQNIVPDAIVLTGYNVAENQILIDAKSYRQKFPHAKIIAGGVHIQVNPDDFHSDFVDYVCHTPSMAAFSELIKSIKHGTETRIDGIDFRKGVASGSAWHKSPQKALKERENVIPDRSLFRSLSHKLHYMEKRNVALIKGSTGCPYGCSYCCCKLLNGGNYIPADYEAMTDEMEKISADYFWIVDDVLFSSRADALQFIEIINEKRLKVKIIGYLRADFILKHGDLLPLLRAAGLVEAIVGFEATTNHELDDYEKNTNALDYPKVISLLKKNNIDLTALFMVRPDYKIKDFTNLYKFIKKTGIEVYTVSMLTPLKGTTLYESMKDELLTDDPRKFDFLHPVLKTSLPKWMYILIFYGIQLRLVKSDRVRKYLTGK, from the coding sequence ATGGTTGTATTTTTAAAGAAAGTAAGAGTCAAAACAATTTTTACAGCATTTGATCCTGTGGTTGTGGAACCTCTGGAACTCTGCTGTTTAAAATCCGTTTTAAATAATATAGGTGTTGAAAGCTATATAATCGATGATTTGTTCAACTTGAATCCTCCCCAAAATATCGTACCGGATGCCATTGTTCTAACCGGATACAATGTAGCTGAAAACCAAATTTTAATCGATGCAAAATCATACAGGCAGAAATTTCCCCATGCTAAAATTATTGCGGGAGGAGTTCATATACAGGTCAATCCAGATGACTTTCATTCTGATTTTGTAGATTATGTATGCCACACCCCAAGCATGGCCGCCTTCAGTGAATTAATTAAAAGCATCAAGCACGGCACAGAAACCCGAATTGACGGCATTGATTTCAGAAAAGGCGTAGCATCTGGTTCAGCATGGCATAAATCTCCCCAAAAAGCTCTGAAGGAAAGAGAAAATGTGATTCCTGACAGAAGCTTGTTTCGCAGTCTTTCTCATAAACTTCATTATATGGAAAAAAGAAATGTTGCATTAATCAAAGGAAGCACCGGCTGCCCGTATGGTTGCTCTTACTGCTGTTGCAAACTGCTGAACGGCGGAAACTATATTCCAGCTGATTATGAAGCCATGACTGATGAGATGGAAAAAATAAGTGCTGATTATTTCTGGATTGTTGATGATGTTTTGTTTTCTAGCAGAGCTGATGCGCTGCAATTTATTGAAATTATAAATGAAAAACGCCTGAAGGTTAAAATAATAGGGTATTTAAGAGCGGATTTTATCTTAAAACACGGCGACCTGCTTCCGCTTCTAAGAGCAGCGGGTCTTGTAGAGGCAATTGTGGGCTTTGAAGCAACTACAAACCATGAGCTTGATGACTATGAAAAAAACACAAACGCCCTTGATTATCCTAAAGTCATATCTCTACTTAAAAAAAATAATATTGATTTGACTGCGCTTTTCATGGTCAGACCGGACTACAAAATAAAAGACTTCACGAACCTATACAAATTTATTAAAAAAACAGGGATTGAAGTATATACCGTATCCATGCTGACCCCTTTAAAAGGAACGACTCTTTATGAATCAATGAAGGATGAGCTTCTGACCGATGACCCGAGAAAATTTGATTTCCTTCATCCGGTACTGAAAACTTCACTACCCAAATGGATGTATATTCTGATATTTTACGGAATACAACTGCGCCTTGTGAAATCAGACAGGGTTCGTAAATATTTGACCGGAAAGTAA
- a CDS encoding class I SAM-dependent methyltransferase, protein MKSSIWNFWASRYDRLWVQKYSLKPTRNYILNALSESKDINNIKVLDLGCGTGQLISEMSEFFSSPIITGVDFSEKMLDISKSRNPGAVHMQLNADELDKLKGNFDVIICSHSFPYYNSPEKVMHELNRLLKNDGILLMAFASGNNVYDKFALSFVKLTTGPAYYPSDREFREIVSPYFHVDDLQIIKEKFFMPRIALYKLKGATK, encoded by the coding sequence ATGAAATCAAGCATATGGAATTTTTGGGCATCACGGTATGACAGGCTGTGGGTTCAAAAATACTCCTTAAAGCCTACAAGAAATTATATATTGAATGCACTGTCTGAAAGTAAGGACATAAATAATATAAAGGTATTGGATCTTGGATGCGGCACCGGCCAGTTAATAAGTGAAATGTCTGAATTTTTCAGCAGCCCGATAATAACAGGAGTTGACTTCTCGGAAAAAATGTTGGATATTTCAAAATCCAGAAATCCGGGTGCGGTTCACATGCAGCTGAATGCAGATGAACTTGACAAATTAAAGGGGAACTTTGATGTGATAATATGCTCTCATTCTTTTCCGTATTACAATAGTCCTGAAAAAGTAATGCATGAATTAAACAGGTTGCTGAAAAATGACGGTATATTGCTGATGGCATTTGCCAGCGGTAACAATGTATATGATAAATTTGCGCTGTCTTTTGTAAAGCTCACTACGGGCCCTGCATATTACCCATCTGACAGAGAATTCAGAGAAATTGTTTCTCCGTACTTTCACGTAGATGATTTACAAATTATTAAAGAAAAGTTTTTTATGCCGAGAATTGCACTATACAAGCTGAAAGGGGCAACAAAATGA
- a CDS encoding B12-binding domain-containing radical SAM protein, whose amino-acid sequence MKILLVRPRPHSETIGLQHVMICEPLELEYLVSNIPEEIKDQIDIKILDMIIETEKYEILVKKENPDLILFTGYITHAGVIKELSKASKELLPSVKTGTGGVHAEVVPEDFKSEHIDFVYDRNGIDGFNLTVKMLLDGRNTEEIRRALDKPAPKKTIFDYNYPDRESVSKYRKYYYYMFHNPCALIKTSFGCPYSCSFCFCREITDGKYFSRDMDDVIKELEAIPEEEIYIVDDDFLFDRKRLNNFADLLIKKNIKKKFLVYGRADFITENADIMAKLKNVGLNAVIVGIESVRSKDLKSYNKKTTAEINENCIKILKSLDIELYATLIIPLDFTVSDFEELTKWLRRLDVRFVNLQPLTPLPGTDIFNLYTNELLYERDKFELWDMAHVLLKPEFMSIRRFYYELLKAYYKVIMRPKHLVYLVKRYGLKANIKMLCGSSLVSRQYIRKILRGI is encoded by the coding sequence ATGAAAATTCTACTGGTGCGTCCAAGGCCTCACAGCGAAACCATAGGTCTCCAGCATGTTATGATTTGCGAACCGCTGGAGCTTGAGTACCTTGTATCAAATATACCTGAAGAGATAAAAGACCAAATTGACATAAAAATTCTGGACATGATAATTGAAACAGAAAAATATGAAATCCTTGTAAAAAAAGAAAACCCAGATTTAATACTGTTTACCGGATATATAACTCATGCAGGAGTAATAAAGGAGCTGTCAAAGGCTTCAAAAGAACTGCTTCCATCTGTCAAGACGGGAACCGGAGGCGTTCACGCCGAAGTTGTACCGGAAGATTTCAAGTCAGAGCATATAGACTTTGTATATGATAGAAACGGGATTGACGGATTTAATTTAACCGTAAAAATGCTGCTGGACGGAAGAAATACGGAAGAAATTCGCCGTGCACTGGATAAGCCTGCTCCTAAAAAAACTATCTTTGATTATAACTATCCAGACAGGGAATCTGTTTCAAAATACAGAAAGTATTACTACTACATGTTTCACAACCCCTGTGCATTGATCAAAACATCCTTTGGCTGCCCTTACAGCTGCTCATTCTGCTTTTGCAGAGAAATTACGGACGGAAAATACTTCTCAAGGGATATGGATGATGTTATCAAGGAACTTGAAGCAATTCCGGAGGAAGAAATATATATAGTCGATGATGATTTTTTGTTTGACAGAAAACGTCTTAATAATTTTGCTGACTTGCTTATTAAGAAGAATATTAAGAAAAAATTTCTGGTGTATGGCAGAGCCGATTTTATTACAGAGAATGCAGATATTATGGCCAAGCTCAAAAATGTGGGTTTGAACGCCGTAATTGTAGGAATAGAATCTGTGAGATCCAAGGATCTTAAATCCTACAATAAAAAAACAACTGCGGAAATAAATGAAAATTGCATTAAAATATTAAAATCTTTGGATATAGAGCTTTATGCAACGCTAATTATACCGTTGGATTTTACTGTCAGTGACTTTGAGGAACTAACAAAATGGCTTAGAAGGCTTGATGTAAGATTTGTAAACCTCCAGCCTTTGACTCCTCTTCCCGGAACGGATATTTTTAATTTATATACAAATGAATTGTTATATGAAAGAGATAAGTTCGAACTGTGGGATATGGCTCATGTTCTTTTAAAGCCTGAATTTATGAGCATACGAAGGTTTTATTACGAGCTTTTGAAGGCATATTACAAGGTAATTATGCGCCCCAAGCATCTTGTGTATTTAGTCAAACGCTACGGTCTGAAAGCAAATATAAAGATGCTTTGTGGTAGCAGCCTCGTAAGCCGGCAGTACATTCGAAAAATACTGAGAGGTATATGA